Sequence from the Phragmites australis chromosome 6, lpPhrAust1.1, whole genome shotgun sequence genome:
AACACCTGTAACAAAATCTCTATTAACCTCTTTTAACTCTCTTCTTTATTTTAAAGCATTTATTTATTGCACTGTCAAGATAAACCTAGATAGGTAATTATGTGGAGATCTTCCTTTAGACTTCAGTAAACCTTACAAGCTCCCCATCTAGCTATCTTATTCCCCACAATTCACTTGTGCTGATATGTAACAGAcctattatctatttttctatttttaattgcGAAGCTTATTACTCTTTTCAGAATCAGAAAAGTATAAAGCTGTTATCCTCCGTATAGACAGCCCTGGTGGTGATGCCCTTGCTTCTGATCTGTAAGTTATGCCTTAGGGTTTATCTGCCTCTGCCCACTAGCAGCAGCCGAGTTCCAGTTATGTATTGTCTATTCTTATTTGAACTAGGATGTGGAGAGAAATTCGACTTCTAGCCAACTCCAAGCCTGTGGTTGCTTCCATGTCTGATGTCGCTGCAAGTGGGGGATACTACATGGCAATGGCTGCTCCAGTAATTGTTGCTGAGAAACTTACCCTTACAGGATCAATTGGCGTTGTTACAGGTGATACTTATTATATTGTGTTCTTGAGGCCTTGCTAGAGATAAATCATCTGCATCAGATTCTAAGTTTATCCTTCTGCAATGGTTTCAATTCTGGAATTAGATCTACTCTACTCTATTCATAGTTTAGGTAGTGAATTTGAGCTATTGTGATGTATTTACTATCTATTCCTGTTTTAATATTGGTATCTGGAAGTACAGGGAAGTTCAACCTTCAAAAGCTTTATGAGAGGATTGACTTCAATAAAGAAATTCTATCTAAGGGTCGTTATGCTGAGCTTAATACTGCTGATCAACGACCTTTAAGGTGAGATTTGCACTTTATACATCATGGTGCTACTGGACGATTAGTTAAGTAATTATAACAACATAAAAGCGGTATATTGGAATTGTGTTGTAGTTTGTGATGATTTGATGTGTTTACAATAAGCGAGGAACtggttttatctttttttcttgaatacgcaggagagctgcgcaTGTTTATATTAAGACAGAAAAATAGAGTCTTATACAATGACCTATGCTGGGTCAGATGCAGCGAGCAAATAGAAGCTTATACACAAACTAAGCAACGGATACGACCTAGCATCAAAGCTATGTAACGTAGGCTAAGATTCGGCGCCGTTCCAAGAGGGTGGACAGGTCCTTCACGCGTTGCACCATcgttcggcttcctcccaaatgatcacaactagGCCGTCGGTTGATACTCTCCGCTTGTTAAAGATGATGTTGTTGCGCGAGAGAGGAACTGGTTTTATCATGTGAATGGCTGAATGCATCATGAATAGAGCACATATTTCCCTCTCAAtaaattttgtttaattttttcattgttatttatttaaaaatgtaAGTTAGCGAATGCGCTGCGACACTGAAGTATGAGCCCCGTGGACAGTAGTGAATATTAACTTCTATAATGTAGTTTATTGGTCAGTTCTCAGTTGTTCTTATATAATTAACTGTGATATTTGATATATGTTGTGCAATATTTGGTTTAAGAATTGACTGTTAAGTCCATGACCATCTATGCTCTGTTTggttctaaaaagaaaaaaaaaatagaaataaaactTCGTTCTGTCTAGTATGGTTGTTTAGGTGTGCCAAGATGGCTGTCAGTTGCAAATCATCTTAGTtaacatttttttcttgaaaaaaatcTAGTGAAGTTTATCTAAGTTTGATTGGAGAAATAGTTCAGTCCAGCAATTTGAACCTCTCTCTCGTCCAAATGGAGCAtcagtttttttgtttttgttttgttttgcgaGGAGAGCATCAGTTTTGTTGGTTGACTATGTCACTACCGATGGGCCTGGCTGTCTCGACTACTACCATTGTCATGGATTCTAGATTTGTTATTTTCCTTTATGTTTCACCATCATATGAACAACTTTGAGTTTGAAGAATGTGATGTGTTTCCGCAGGCCGGATGAGGCAGAACTTTTTGAAAAGTCAGCACAAAATGCTTATGCATTGTTTCGTGATAAAGCAGCCATGTCACGGTCAATGAGTGTAAGCATTGATCTCAGATACTGAGTAGCTCTTGTATCTTCAAGTACATGCTAAGTTCTTGTGCCACCAGGTTGATCAGATGGAGACTGTTGCACAAGGTCGAGTGTGGAGCGGCCAAGATGCGTTTTCAAGAGGGTTGGTCGACTCACTAGGTGGACTCTCACAAGCTCTTGCTATTGCAAAACATAAAGCTAATATACCAAAGGATAAGAAGGTTTGTTCTGCTCTAAACAATGGGTATATTTTGGTTAAATTCCTATCaagcatgcatgtattttcatTCAATTCAGTTTTTCCAGGGTTCAGCTGTTACCTTATCAGTGTTATGTATTCTCATGAAGCAACTAGCAGTTCTTTTAATGTTTCATTTGGCTGTTTCAGTTTGTATTCACACTTCACAGtaaatctatagtttttttATACGACCTGCTTTCCTACTTTTTTTCCGCTTCTCCACAAATCCTACAAGCTTGATGCATTTATGGAATGGCTTCATTTGGAAATACATGATGAGTTAACCACTTCACCTTCCAGATGCTGATTGTGGGCTTAACAATGCAGGTCCAGCTAGTTGAAGTCTCGAGGCCCTCACCAACATTACCGGAGATTTTATCAGGCATTGGGGGTTCATTGCTTGGAGTTGACAGGGTAGTGAAGGGAATGCTCCAGGACATGACCTCCCTACGTGGAGTTCAAGCTAGAATGGATGGAATCTTGTTTGAAAGTTTGGGGGATATGTCAGGAGAAAATCAGCTATTCTTGTTTATAAAAGAGATCACAAATTATTTTGATTGATTCTAGCACTCAGTGCCTTGTGTTTTACAGACAGTTGTGTATAGGAGAAGGGTAAAGAAATCATTATGTCATTACATATCCACCTTACACAAAAAAAAGCAGGTAGTCTAGGATTAGTACTGCTAATTTAGCATCATATCATgctattttcttcttttgtaCCGATGACTATAAAAATATTGTGATTGACTACTGAAAAAGTCAAGGAATCTTTACCTTTCCTTATGCTTGATATGTGTTTCACTAAGTAGCATATTCTAGTTTGTTGGTTTCATGTTTATGAAGGGCTTATAAGATGACTTCCAAGTTCCAATAGGAGGTTTCTTATGATAGGAACCCCGGTACTACACAGCCTTATGATAGGAGCTCCAGTAATCTGCACAACTACGTGCTCTGatcatttatcagatttggcaTGTTGGGGTTTGGAACATACTAATTCAGGAATCTGTCCAGGCAATTGTATTGAGGAAGATAGGTAACTCAATTTGCACTTAGGGCTTTGacgtcctctttcttttccttttattagAATGCTCCACTATCAGCTATTGCGAGTAACAGAACGAAAGCTTTATCTGGACTTGAGCATTGCATATGAACATGCATCTAACTTGTGCCGATTACTGCTTTGTAGTGTTGCTTTTAGCAACACATTCTTTTTTCTCGAGCACACAGGAGAGCTGTTGTCGGTGACACAAGAACCTCCCGAGGCTAGACAGCAGAGTGCTACGTGGTGTCCTCCtgcgggggttatctccctgaggtacgagaagatcaagtttcgggagaaggtattcgggaccatgaacagtggccctcgaccATCCAAGTCCCTCGACGACCCAAGAGAAGTCAGTATTGggaagagagtgttcggggctgcgagcagtggcccccaagcatcgagtcccccgaggatccaagggaagtcagttctgggagagtgctcagggccgtgaacagtggccccccgagcactcggttccccgaggacccgaacagtcagttccgggagagagtgttcggggccatgaacagtggcccctgagcactcggttcctcgaggacccagaaagggcatatccgggagagggtgctcgaggcagcgagtagtggcccccgagcacttggttccccgagggtctgagaagtccttcgccagtGACCCCCACaaaggcccagcggtgaggtgtcaactagtgagaggcccgatgctgcatttaagagggcgcatggcctatcacttccaactgcCCCCcctcacgcttgctgtcagtccctgccacagcctgacagggaggtgtggggacatttaatacacaggtcccatcgcgcgtcatccggcgcgcttcgggataacgtcgcagagctcgaggcgcctcacctgccaccctgctgtgtcagacttgctctgaccgggcgggcacgtcgggctgctcggtggctgcccggtgggccctcctcacggcgcccgttgaaaaacggtatgatgacgaacaagactggACGGGGACGCGTTTTCAACTCCCCGTCACTTCAcgtagcagcccatgatggttgcttttcatttatggcgcctCAAAACTCGCGTcatcctttctaggcacgctaccgccccagCGGATATATAAGCCgagcgggctccccggagaaagagaACGGAGGATGTTAAGGACGAACGAAGTTCAATACGAGCTAAGTTCAAGGCGGAGCCAAGCTGAGACCGAGACCAGTTTGGgatcagccgaagaacaaggagtgcgaagctctagactagacaaatattcttgtaacccagtagatactcagagagacattctcagagcatttatagcatacacacaggagtagggtgttacgctcagtgcgacccgaacttgtctaaaaatcccctgagcatttactacttcctgcatccgatcattccacctccacctgcatctcattactcccatttatttcacctacgaagaggattcagaatcatccctccggccgaatctcaaagggggtccctccggatccccgcttgagaagttcaccctccgacagctgcacgtcattatattaaaaaagaggGTTTGAATACAAAGCCGTGCCGAC
This genomic interval carries:
- the LOC133921322 gene encoding serine protease SPPA, chloroplastic isoform X2, whose protein sequence is MPVCGEKEYYLACACGELYAPPSAYVALFGLTVQQTFLRGVLEKVGVEPEIQRIGRYKSAGDQLARRSMSNEVREMLATLLDNIYGNWLDTVSSTHGKKKEEIEEFINSGVYQVARLKKEGWITDLLYDDEVMTMLKERVGQKDKKRLRMVDYSKYSRVRKRTLGLQGGEQIAIIRASGSITRTRSPLSVPSSGIIAEQLIEKIRAVRESEKYKAVILRIDSPGGDALASDLMWREIRLLANSKPVVASMSDVAASGGYYMAMAAPVIVAEKLTLTGSIGVVTGKFNLQKLYERIDFNKEILSKGRYAELNTADQRPLRPDEAELFEKSAQNAYALFRDKAAMSRSMSVDQMETVAQGRVWSGQDAFSRGLVDSLGGLSQALAIAKHKANIPKDKKVQLVEVSRPSPTLPEILSGIGGSLLGVDRVVKGMLQDMTSLRGVQARMDGILFESLGDMSGENQLFLFIKEITNYFD